A region of the Chelonia mydas isolate rCheMyd1 chromosome 22, rCheMyd1.pri.v2, whole genome shotgun sequence genome:
GTTCCTGGCCACCCTTTGGCCTGAACTCGGGGTAAGGGGGCCCATTTTTGGATTCCGAAGGCTGCCGATGGCTTGCTTCCTGCTGCAGGTGTCCCCTGTGCTCTGTAGCGTTACAGCCTGGCTCGTGCAGCTTTCTGCTCCTGAtgctgctctgcttctggggaaGGGAAGGCTTCTCTGACTGCCCGTTCCCATAGGCCCCATGGTAATGGGCTCTGTCTGGCTCCGGCTCTGAGTGCTGCAGATAGTAACGTTCGTCCCCTTCAGGGGTGGCTGCTGTGGTTGGATACCTCCCTTCGGCCACAGTCAGGAGACCAGTTTTCCCAGGATCTGATTTGCTGCGGAGGTGGATGAtgtccagctcctcctgcagcagcGGAGCCAGGTTGTCATACTGGGACATCACTGGCCCTTTCGCTTTCTGGCGTGAGCGGCTCTCCCGGCGGATGGACTGCAGGCGGTATTTCTCCATGTCCTCCAGGTCCCATGACACATACGTGTGCTTGATGTCCGGGGCTGGGGGCACATCTCTGCTGATAAAGCTGTGCTCTTTCCCCGCCAGGTGACTCATCAGGCCTCCCCGAGGATAGGCAGGCAGGCCAGGATAGCGGTACAGATTCTTACTTTGCAGCCTCGAGGTGTAGGATGCAAAGTCTCGGCTAGGAAGGGGGTGGAAGTGCCTGAGCCGCATCGTGCTGTAGGGGTCCAGGTCATAAACCCCCCCCTCTGCTGCTGTGGGGTAATAAGAGGAGCCAGACGAGCTGGAATAAGGGCTATACCTGTAATGCACACGCCCGTTCTCAAAGTAAGGCTGCAGCTGAGTGACATGATAATCTGAGTGGGGCTGGCATGGCTTGTACTGATAGAGAGGCCGCGGGCAGTACACGGGCTCATCGTCGGGAGGCACCTCTGTCCGTGAAATGGGGACGGAGCGGatggtggaaggggtggagacGTGCAGCGACTGCACCCTTCGGATGGTGGGGTAGGGCGGAGCCTCCTCCACGTAGCCAGTGCTCCGCAGGGTGGTAGGGCTCATGGAGGACGTGTACTCCATGCGGCTGCGAGGCTTGGAGTGATGGGCTGATGTGCTCTTCCCTTGGCTGGGGTAGGCGGTGTAGCGAGGGCCCATGGACGTGGGCGTTTCCGATCTGGAGGCGTAAGCTTGGTGCTGGTCGGACTTGCTGTGGTAGGAGAGATGCGGCGGGACGCTCTCCGGCCTGTACTGATGGACGGATGCTGGCTTGTGATGCAGATAGTTCTCTGGCATGGGCGGCTCCGGGGCACTCTCTGGCTTGGGATGGGGGAGATATGCAGACTGCAGAGAGGCATGCTTgggcggtggtggtgggggcaaGGCCTCCTCCCCGGACGATGGCAGAATGGAGGGAGCCAGGAAGGAATGGTAAGTGGAGGTATTCACTGCATCCAGACTGTTGGAGTGCATGGCTGCAGCTATCTTACTCTCCAGTGTCCTCACGGGCGGGATGGGGGGTGCAAAGCCATAGGAGGAGTGTGCAGGGACCGACTCGGAACGCAGGTGCAAAGAGGGAGCCCTGACGTTCTCCCGGGCCTTTTCCAAATGGCCCTGGTGGGACACAGCAGTGGACAAAGTACATCGGGTAGCGGAACTACTTTCGGTGACAAAAACTGGAGCAGGCTCGGCTAGTCGAGGCTCAGGTGGCTTTTCTGGAGGCAGTGCTCCTCGTACCTAGTATGGAGAAACCACATCGAGGTTAGTGTGTGAGAATCCCTCTTCCTCCGCTGCAGTCTCTCTATACTGGATACCCGTATCATTAGCTCTACAGAATGTATCACACTCCCCTACAATATAGCCCAGGCTGCTGGATTGAacatgggagggcagggggtgttCTGCCTGACAGCAGGGGCAATGCTGCCTTTTGAGAGGTATTCTAGTGATCTTTGGGACATGCTGCAGTTTTCCCCAGGCTTAACAGGGACTAGTGGATGGGCTGGGAAGTGCTGAGATtgtccatttatttttgtaatcatAAATGGTGAGGAGAAGGCTGTTGTCAGTCTATGGTTTCTAAAGACCAATTGGCCAAAACTTTTTGTACAGAGCCTAGAACACTTTGACAGGTGGCTTTTATAAAGGTATGTATTTTAGCACATGTGAACCTTGTTTCAAATCTATATACGCAGCTCTGAGTTAATGCATGATCTATAGTAGCATATCAGTAGTGTACAAATATTTAACTTCCTGTGAATTAACACTATTCCTTAGTGCGTGTCAGACAATTATTAGATTCCAAGTGTGTGTGAATGCAGTTGCTCTGTTGGTGTGGCTCAAGTTGGTATCATGTAGCATTGTGATGTCTAAAGCCATTTGAGCCTACAACCAAATCCCAGGATTCAGGACTGTTACTGAACTGTGCCACTAACTGGCTAAGGGGAGATCCCAGCACTGTTAAAAATACCATCCTTAAGAAGAGACTAAAGGGTTTGTTCAAGCCACTTCTGATGGAAGTTCAGAGCATGTTTGAGCTAGGGGATGCTAGTTAAGACACCAAAAGCATGTTCTTGTATTTAAAGCTATGTGTAAATTACTCATTGCACACAGTCCAGTATCTAGCCACTTTCCTACCAGGACCCAAGTCATTGTTTTGGAAACAATGTGGGACGATAAGAATAATGGTATGCTGGCATCACTGAGAAGGGAAAAGTGCCTTTCCCCTTAAAACTAGCGTAGGAGGGAGTGTACTGGGGTAGGTATTCCCTGGAAAGTATCAGTGAACATACTGTGATATTTCCGAGTGGGtgtatatattatacatacaCTAATAATTCCTGGGAATCTGGAGCAGAAAGTATGTCTCTTGCTCCTCTGTGGATAAGCCCATACTTTGTTTCTCAAAATTCCACCCCTACTATTATTACACACAGATGCTGTATGTACAAATATACACACAAGGGATGGGGGTCTATGTGTGCATCACTTACATGGTTGGAATTACTTGATCCTTTGGTGGCTACTGCTGGAACTTGTCCCATGGCTGGCTGATGGTCTGCTGGTCTCTGAGATGGTGCTAGGGAATTGGTCATAAGAACGCGCTGAGCAGTCGTGACAATAACATCTGCCTGAGCCACGGGTTCAGCCGCCGTGTGCTGACCTGCTGTTCCATGACTCATCTCAGTTGCTGGTGTCTGGATAGTTGTCATGTATGTCATTGTAGCCATGGCGTTTTTCTCCCTGGCAGCTACAGGAGGAGGCTGGAGTTTGTCATCAGCTGTGCTGGCAGGGAGATGAAGCTTCTCCACAGGGCTGTGATACTTATCCATAGATATGCAAGTATGGAGGTGGGGCTTGTCTGTAGGCACATCTGTTGTGGATGGTTCCTGGCTAAGCAAAGCACCTGTATGGAGAGGAGTGCGCTCCCAATCCCCAGGGCCACCTGGATGGAAGGAGAAGTGGTCCTTGTCCCCCACTGTTCCAGTATGGAAGTTGGAGTGGTCCCAGTCCACCTTTGTGCCACTATGCAGGTCCCCAGGCATGCCAGTATCCAGATGGGGCTGGTCCCTATTTCCAGGTGTACTACTGTGTAGATGGTTGCGGTCCCCAGGTGTCCTAGTGAGGTCCTGGTCTACAGGTCCCCCACTCTGGAGGTGGATTTGGTTCTCAGGAACACCAGTATACAAATGGAGCTTgtctggagcagccccagcagagaGGTGGACCTTTTCTATAGCTATGTCAGTCTCTCCATAATTTGTACAGTCAGAATGAGCATCTCCTGGCTTCTTCTGGGACTGAGTAGATGCTTGCTGTGCGGACTCAGCTAATGCTAAGGCCAGCATGCGCGCCGCATTtttcggaggaggaggagggataaGAGAGACAGAACTGACAGGAACAGGATCCTGGGGGGAGTCGAGGGCAACTGCTCCTAATGGGGGgaaaattgagagagagagatttgttacTCTGTAAGGATAGTGACCTAACCCTATAGACCATTATAAAAACAGAGGCTTTTCACAGTAGCATTTCCTTGATGTGAAATACTGTATCTTCCGTCCCACATGCAACCGTTGCTGAATAGTACAGCTGTTCAGCAGGAAAACCACACCAAGAGATTGTCTAAAGGTTCCTCTTGCATTTCTAGAGAGGTAGGAAGAAGGTAAGGCAGAGAACGAGACCCCCTTTAACCAATTTAGACCACATGCTTTGGGGCTGAAAAAAAGACCCTTCTTCAAGTGTTggcaggtgggttttttttcattgaGTGTCTTAGGTGGTCAATTCACTTGTTAACTGATATGCAAGGGTACGCTacaaactgtttcattttatGATAGGATgaaaaaaacaagacaaagggGGGCACATAAGGTATTGTGGAAAGTATCCAAGAATTCTGTGATGGAGGGAAAAGACAGAGGTTTCTACTGAGACCTTAGCAACCTGCACTGCCCTGCAAGATACTCCCTCTGATTTAGGATCGGAATCGAGGTGTATTCCCCTCTCCTAAAAGGCACGCAGAGAAGTTTCTGGGAGAGGTCCCTTTAGAACTTAAAGAAAGAATGGAGGAAAACGCACTGTACCTGGCTGTGTGTGTCCAGAAGGTACAGTCTTATTCTGGCTGGTTGGCATGGGTCGCTCCCCTTCTTCTTGCAACTCTGGCTTGGCAGCAGTCACCTGGGTCTGGGCCTCTTGATGGCATCCCTCACCTGCTGCCATTTCGTTGGCTTTCAGGGGCAAAGACACCCTCTGGGTTGGGGACCTGTTTGTGGCTTCGTTGGTGCTAATGCTTTTGCTCCAGTTTGAAGAAGCGGCACTAGGCATCCCTTCGCATGCTTGTCTGGGCAGTGTCAAAGAGACTGGCTCTGATATAGTCACCAGCGGAGACTTGATTGGCTTTCGCCCCATCTTAGGCGAGAAGGCATGGGCGACCTTCTCCTCAGTTGGGCTCAGGTCCAGAGTGAAGAAGGGACTCATTTTCTCTTGGAACGGGGAGACTGGTTCAGAGCTCGTGGCACTGCCAGGGGTCTGACTCTGGCTAGCAGCTTCCAAGTCCTTCTTAGCTATGCTTGGCTTGTCCTTGTTAAAACCCATGGACTCCAACAGAGAGATGCTGCTATCCAGGCACTCAGACTCTGCCTTGGGTGGACTGCACTGAAAAGACATAGGGTCAAAATCCAGGCTAGCTACTCCAATATCCGGTGGGCTCAGGTCAACATCTTCCGCTGACTTAGGAGAGATGAGGGCAGGAACATGAATCAGCCCCTCGTCCCCATCGCTCTCATTGTCATGGGGCAGGTTATCATAAGAATTGCAGCGGTTCATGGTCCCCAGGAGCTCCCCATTGAAGGAAGCAGACAGTGCATCACTACTGGACCTGGGTCTTCTAGGCCGGAACAGTTTAGATTCACCTAGCAACAAGGAGACGGATAAGCATTAATAGGGCACTAGATAAATGTTGATTAAAAACTGCATGAGGCCATGAGTTACTagctgtttttgtttatttagtttAAAACTCTGCACAATGAGTCACTAATCTCAGCTGTGGCCTCTTGGCACtaaaataatacaaacaataataaaccAGTCAGTGCAGGCTAACTTGGTTTAAAGAGAGTGTGGGAAACTCATGTAGATGTACTTGAAACCATTTGCTAGGCTAAAACAGTTGATAAAACTATTTAAGTTTAGTTTGCCTGGATGATGTAGGATGGATCAAATGGTTTTTAGAAACCACAGTCCCAAAAGAAGTTAACAAATGCAGTCAAAGTCCCAATATGGTCTAGGTCAAGAAAGTGAATGTTAAACATAAGCAGATCTGATACAAACACTGTCTTAATAAAATCTGGTTTTTTACTTTTTGATCCTAGAAGGAAAACAACATGCAGTAAAGATCTCTGAAGATTTACTGCATTGGCCCATGGTACCACGTGAATGCACAAGCAAATCTAGTCCATTAAGTATTTATGCATACCTTTATTTAGTTATCTAATCAAGAAAGCTATATGGTATATAGGTGTGAAGGAGCTGTGGCACCCCCACAGTTAAGCTTACACTGAGCACTGCACTTTAGACAGTCAATAACTTAGCAAAAATCTCTTAAGCATATGAATACATTTGGCAAATAGAAAAGGTTTTAGGGTCAGTCTCTTTTTGCTTTATCAGATATTCTGGTGGGGAGTGACAGTAAAGTACTCTtagatttaaaatgcatttgaaatCTAATTAGTGCTATATAAAGGCCAGATGGGGTCATGTTTACTAGATTAGTTTTTTTGGTTTTCCACCTCTGTGGTTGGGGTTAACTGAGCAATGCTATTTCTTGGTCAGTAATGTATTACATTTTATTCACTATATACctacctttctttttaaaaattagaataaGGCAAGGGCTACAAACTTTGCCCCCCTACCTATGTTCGTCAGGGGTGTCACCCTTGACTGCcagagctatgctggcaaaactcctTTTGCTGGGGGAGTGGAGGAAGCTATGTGAGCAGAAGCAGAGTTTTGCTGGGATATTATACAGAGATACCCTACTGGCaaagtgcttctagtgtagatctGGTCTAAATTTTAGTGCTCGTGAAATGAAGTCGATTGAGTTTTCCGAGCTTATATAATACTACTTCACCTTTAGAAACGTCCCTTGTTGTAAGTTTTTACACAACTGTGAGATAGTTTTGTGGTGATTATAAACTTCCAGTAAGAACTAGGATAGTCCAAGCTAATTTCACTTTTGACCTAAAGAGGAGTTGCAGGTTCAAGGGGAATTACCTGAACCTTGCTCTGACTTTAATGAGTTCTTTCTTACACCCTAATGTTGCAGCGGGAATAGAGGATGTTGCCACCACAGTCATGCAAAAATCTGCTTTGCAACATTTAGCTCCAAAGCAAGAACAACGCCCATTGGCCTCAGTCACTCTGGATTGACACCCTTAAGTTGTTGGTACGTGACTGCTTATGAGTTACATGCACTAACAAAAGTAGACACACTGAAACATGAGCACTGTGTGACCCTGTTTGGcaacagattccaaggccagaagggaccattgtgatcatctcgtctgacctcctgtctagcacaggccacagaGATTCTCCAAAATAACAGCATGTCTCCTAGATAGAAGACTGGGCAGTTGCTGGCTATTTATAAAACCGATTTTACAGGAGAAGCCACAGGACTTAGTTACGGATACCACCATCTACTTTATGAAGTGCTGTAACATTCACAGGTCTGTAGAAATGTCACTCTGCCTTTTACACCTTGTGAGCCAGTTTTTCTATCTTACCATCAACAGCATGCAAGGAAGTGAGAGACTCTTCACTTTTAGCTGAGCGCAGGGTCCCACTATCTCCTCTCCCACCTACAGAACCAAACATAAAAGAAGCTTTTTTTATAATCTGCCGCATGCTCATGGCATGAAGATAGATGGGTTTCTGCCAGCCGCAACTCTTGCTCAAATATAAGCAGCTTTTCTACTCTCCTACATGCTCGCACAAAAGCTCCAGTCACAACTGTATCCTCTTTGTATCCCATACCACAATTTATACTAGTAGGCATTTCTACAGTGTCTTCCATCACACACAAATGAATTAACAGAGGTGCCCAGGGTTAGGGGGTGGTAATATTCTTCCTTACAAAGGGAGAAACTGACGACAAGCTGTTAAtctctgcagagggatgggttgGGAAGCAAACAGGCCATAGCTCCCTAGCACGGATTCcttttgggggagagggtgcaggctcaCTTGAATCAGAAGTGGGAGGAATGGGTAAGGATGCCCCTTGACTGGGACAATGGAAATGTATCTCACTGATCCACTGGTGAAATTCAGAGtagcctgaaggctgctctaactttcaCCATCTACCAGTGGCTCCAAGGGCCATTACAGTAGTGAGGATCATtggaagccctcaccccctctagTTGCTGTATCAGCTTTTAGTACTGCTTTGCGGTGGTAGCACAATGCAAAGCAGCCAAAGGCAGGGAAGAACTCGGGCTGCATATTTTATGGGCACTGAATAAGCATTAACTTTAACCCTGAGGTACTGGGGAAGTCTGTGGATATTTTTGAAACCACTGTGCCATGAAATATACAAGGGTTCCCTAATATGGCCAAGTTGGGACTTTTGTCCCCTCAATCTAATTTCATTTTGTACTAAGGAAAATTGTAAATGATTCAAAGTTACTGAAAACTAAAAGGTGGTATTTTAAGAGAATCTGAAGAGAGATACTAGATGGATATACATAAAAGGGGGTTGTGGGTAAGGGAGAGGCACATCTCTATCTACATCACATTACACACAGTCTTAGTGATTCTAAgcacttgtctacatggggaagttactatactggtataaactcCCTTATTTACTCTGGAATGAGGGCCCTTTTCCAGGTTAGTTTATACTGCTCCCAAAGAGAGACAAGCTAAACCAGAAAAACacgctcttattctggaataagaattaTACCTGTTTAGTAATGTCAGTAAATTTTCCCAGGAACACTGAGCTGTCAGTCCTGAATATTCCATCTTAGAGGGGATGGATCCGTTGGGTTGCTTTTGTAACAATAACACCCCTGGATGAggtctggatctaaaagcatgactGAATCTCCACGGCCTCAGCTAAAGAACTCAGGTTCCATTAATAAAAGGCTCTAGCAGATTCAAACCACTATTCATGGATTATGGCCTATGCACTGGAGGGGAACAGAGAAGCATGCTAAGTGTGGGTTACTTTCCCAGCAGCACCCTGTTTGGTAGGAACAAACAAAAGGCACCCTACTTACCTGCCAGTGCTATGGCTTTCATTTCGGAGGGCTCGCTTGGGTTGCGCTGCAGTTTCCGCTTGGAGACAGAAGAGGATTTTCCCAGGTTGAAGAAGGAGCGCCAACTGCCAACGGGGGATTTCTTCATCTTGTTGGGCGGTCTTTTTCTGGAGCAAGAAAGCAGAAGGGGATCTGCATTCAAGACACATTGCCAGTCACTACGTTTTACCAACCAGACCTGACTCCTTCTGCACTTGGCCTGCTGGCTTTGGCAGAAAACTAGACATGTATATTTCAGCAGCAGAGCGTATTTATGCTCCTCTACCTGGAAAGGTCCAGTCCCAGAACTTGTGGGGTCAGTCCCATTGAACAAAGGACATTCATTTCCTCCTTGTAGCAGGGCAGGTGGAATTTTTAAGGCGCTAGGCCTGAACAGCATTCAGAGTCTGAACCAAGAATGCCTCTTATTTTATAGGCAAATGTACCTGTTCCCTCCATTTATAACTAAACTAAACCTATCAGGAAAGGGATTTCATTTGCACTATAAAAGCTACTTGACCCCACACTACATCGCCATGCACATGTACGTACACGAATCTTTGGAGGGACAGAGGGGGTTGCATGCCCAGCTCACTCAAGGCATACAACAAACATCTGAGGTGTAAACTGAGCCATGTGTGTCTTGCTGCACCCTCATGGATACAGAACAACCCCATCCCTACTGGGGGTGGGACACTGGCTATGATCCTGCATTGTAAGCAATTCTTGCTGAGGTCAGAGGGCTGTAATCGTTAAAAGCCTGTTGAAACACAGCAGTGATAGAAAGTAAAAGCCTCTACCTTTCAGATGGAAAGTCTATGACAGTGTGGAATTTCCCCTGTAATGCAGCAGGGCCTTCTCCCACTTCAATGTATTTACTGTCTGCCACTATAGGGGAGTTGATCTGGGCTTGCGTCCTTGCTTGTGCCTCCTCCAGGGTGAGCAGCTTAGTTGAGGGAGAGGACACCAGCAGTGATTTGGGGCGTGATAAGGAAGTGTGACCTGCAAATGAAAACCAGAGACAAGAAAGAGAATCAGAGAGACGCAACAGGAAAAGTAGGGCCCATGAATAGATTATAGCATTTCCTGAGCCCTTGGAAACCCAAGAAAAGGCCAGCATAGCTTCTATTACACACACCATTATGGCAGAGCTAACAGTGGAATTAATAATTGACAAAGTCTTATAGGACGAAACTGGGAGGGAGGAAACCATTAGGATTCTGTATCAATTACTCTAGAAGCCTACAGGACTTGATCTCCATTCTATAGTggtttgcttgtaaccatctctgaATTCTAGGGCTAGAATATTTTCAGTTATCCTACAGGATGGTTCAAAACCCTGTACAGAAAGGTGATAGTTTTCTTTCTAATTGCTGGTTTTACTTGCACTCCCCAATCTTGATTCTAGCTCAGAGTATGGGGAAGAATGGCTACATCTGAACATTTTAAAGGGGAGctatttaaaatgttacaaaCATGCTTGCAACTAGTAAGTATGCTTTAAATCACTCCTAACAAATACTGGGGTAGAGCATAATAAATTAAGAGCTGGACTGTTTTATTGCTGTAGTTgtgggttttgggttttgtttctttaaagtgaGTTAAATACTTCGTTTTGCAAGATCAAAACTAGTTAAAATTACTTCCCAGGGCTACAACTCTGTCTGTCAACTTTCCTTGCAAAGGAACCTGTTATAACAGAGCTAGTTTATAGAGTGGTTTAGTAAATCATATGCAACCCTGTTACGACAGCCCTCCTGCGCTTAGGAGTATGAATTTTGCCAATGTTAACATGATTATCCCTTGCCAGCTTACTGAACAACCCAACCCTGCATGTAGGCCCTTGTCTGCACTGGCCTTTGAGCCATGTTTAAAAGTTATTACAGAACAGTGGCCCAATCCTGGTTACATACTGGAGCTAGCTTGGGTAACAGTAACAGTGACGCCGCAGCACTGGTAACACAGACTGTACAGcgccccccccgctgcccccccccccttacagGATGCTACATGCTGTCTCGCTCCTGTAAAATGTTCCCTGAGCTTTGCTACTACCAGATGACAAGCCCCAGAATTCCTGCTCGCCGTTGAGACTGACCAACGAATTAAACACAGACAAACATGCTGAGCCAAATAATTGCCTTCCCCTGGAAGAAAACAGCCTGGACCAGGTGTAATTAACTCTGAAAGATCAGCTAGAATCAGGGTGGAAATATGCCTGCATCATTCAACTGGGGCTCTTATCATAACAAACTCCTCACTCCTGCTGCTTTATAATTGCCTCTTGTGTGGAAAGCTGGACAGACAGCAAATCTACTATGCTGAAGACAATGAGGCCCTAACACAGAAATGGAAAGCATCAAATACACTGGCAAACAGCTTAACTCTGCCCACAGTTAGTGACAACTGCACTGACAAAGCCCATTTTGTACTAAGGATGAGCTATGTTAAATCAGCtactttatattttaatatctatTAGAAATACAGCATGGGGGTTGCACATATATGAATCTGtcaaatccatccctggtgtaacttcactgggGAGATAGCAGGCATTTGCAAGGAATGGGAATTTTAGTTTTGAACTGTGACCATTTTCTGCACCAAGAAAAGCCTTCACAGACTGGGCTCATTGTGTTTTGGTGTATCACACAGCGGAGTGAATGCAGAACTCATCTGTCCAAGTGGAGCTATGTATATATTTGATTATCATCTCTGCTGAATCGTAACTTTCTGTCTAAAATCTATGTGGAGCTGTTAGCAGTTATCATGATTAATTTTACAGGCTAAACAAACGagtaatcctttaatcattccaaTGACCTGTACAATATGGTTCAGTTCATTACTAGGCCCTCCAATCTCATGGGGTGCCTCGTAGCCTCATCCCATAGGtcggtggttctcaacctttctagacgacttactgtacccctttcaggagtctgatttgagCCCTGGatgggtggggcttgggcttctgCATGTGTCTTAagcttcatgggggcccctgCCGGCCAGCCCTGCACTTGAGACCCCCCCAAAACCCATCATCCCATGACACCCGCCCTCATGTTGAGAAACATTgatatagtatacagagcagtacaaacaagtaATTGTATGAAATAGTAGTTTGTAccgacttcactagtgctttttaggcagcctgttgtaaaaccaggcacaCATCTGGAACAGTTGATGTACCCCTGTTTGAGACCCATTGCCAAAGGTGGGAACTGGCTACTAATTACAAGAATATGGGTATAGCTGTTGTGGCTAACAAGTCAGAACCATACTAATGAATGCCTCCAGGCTCCATGGAAAATGGACCCTTTAATGTctaagatttaaaatgtttcttatcaaaagtaacagatttatttggacataagttttttactcatgaaagcttatgcccaaataaatctgttcgtctttaaggtgccactggactcctcgtttttatggatacagactaacacggctacccctctgattcttATCAAAAGTGGGGCCCAAATttgggtgtctaaagttaggcacctactaAAGCAGTCCCATTACTAGAGGTGCTGACAACCACCACTTCGCACTGTCAGCGGGAGCTGTGGCTGCTCAGTATGTCAGGGTGCCACACTTTCAGCATGTAAGCTTGAAAATGCTGGCCTTGATGGCAAGAGTATGTACCATATGGCACAAGCCTGTGTTGCAAAGACAGGGAGGAGTGTGCAGGAGCAAAAACTTGGTAATAAAGCCCCTTAAAGATTATCACAGACCTTCCGCAAGGGAAAAGCTGCAACTGTGCCAAGACAGAGAAACATTCGTGAATCGCAGGAGTAAAGAGCAGTAATCGCTGATGTCAAATTATTAGGCCCAATTCTACAGAACACCCTTGATTGCTATCAACGTCAATGGGAGAGAAAGGTTGCCAAGGCCCCCAAAACTCAGGCCACATCTATCAACTTTAGGCACCCATccctgaaaattttggcctttgtTTTTACTGGAGAGGCTAGAGTTTCTGCTAAAATTCTGCCTCTAATTTTGGT
Encoded here:
- the ARHGAP32 gene encoding rho GTPase-activating protein 32 isoform X3, translating into MEGGTGAAAAFTNIYTAASIAGTLGTGSNLDESERMMKSSVHTEEDDFVPELQRSIHPRERPDWEETLSAMARGADIPEIPGELPLRTCGSTASMKMKNVKKSINPELMGCDAFHRLSFTKGHFPKMAECAHFHYENVDFGNIQLSLPEEQNEVTRNGCESKELVYLVQISCQGKSWIVKRSYEDFRVLDKHLHLCIYDRRFSQLSELPRSDALKDSPELVTQMLMAYLSRLSAIAGNKINCGPALTWMEIDNKGNHLLVHEESSINVPAIAAAHVIKRYIAQAADELSFEVGDIVSVIDMPPKELTTWWRGKHGFQVGFFPSECVELINDKVPQSMTNSVPKPVSKKHGKLITFLRTFMKSRPTKQKLKQRGILKERVFGCDLGEHLLNSGHDVPQVLKSCTEFIEKHGIVDGIYRLSGIASNIQKLRHEFDSEQIPDLTKDVYIQDIHCVGSLCKLYFRELPNPLLTYQLYEKFSDAVSAATDEERLVKIHDVIQQLPPPHYRTLEFLMRHLAHLADYCSITNMHTKNLAIVWAPNLLRSKQIESACFSGTAAFMEVRIQSVVVEFILNHVDVLFSSKLSSVIRDGAGHTSLSRPKSLLVSSPSTKLLTLEEAQARTQAQINSPIVADSKYIEVGEGPAALQGKFHTVIDFPSERKRPPNKMKKSPVGSWRSFFNLGKSSSVSKRKLQRNPSEPSEMKAIALAGGRGDSGTLRSAKSEESLTSLHAVDGESKLFRPRRPRSSSDALSASFNGELLGTMNRCNSYDNLPHDNESDGDEGLIHVPALISPKSAEDVDLSPPDIGVASLDFDPMSFQCSPPKAESECLDSSISLLESMGFNKDKPSIAKKDLEAASQSQTPGSATSSEPVSPFQEKMSPFFTLDLSPTEEKVAHAFSPKMGRKPIKSPLVTISEPVSLTLPRQACEGMPSAASSNWSKSISTNEATNRSPTQRVSLPLKANEMAAGEGCHQEAQTQVTAAKPELQEEGERPMPTSQNKTVPSGHTQPGAVALDSPQDPVPVSSVSLIPPPPPKNAARMLALALAESAQQASTQSQKKPGDAHSDCTNYGETDIAIEKVHLSAGAAPDKLHLYTGVPENQIHLQSGGPVDQDLTRTPGDRNHLHSSTPGNRDQPHLDTGMPGDLHSGTKVDWDHSNFHTGTVGDKDHFSFHPGGPGDWERTPLHTGALLSQEPSTTDVPTDKPHLHTCISMDKYHSPVEKLHLPASTADDKLQPPPVAAREKNAMATMTYMTTIQTPATEMSHGTAGQHTAAEPVAQADVIVTTAQRVLMTNSLAPSQRPADHQPAMGQVPAVATKGSSNSNHVRGALPPEKPPEPRLAEPAPVFVTESSSATRCTLSTAVSHQGHLEKARENVRAPSLHLRSESVPAHSSYGFAPPIPPVRTLESKIAAAMHSNSLDAVNTSTYHSFLAPSILPSSGEEALPPPPPPKHASLQSAYLPHPKPESAPEPPMPENYLHHKPASVHQYRPESVPPHLSYHSKSDQHQAYASRSETPTSMGPRYTAYPSQGKSTSAHHSKPRSRMEYTSSMSPTTLRSTGYVEEAPPYPTIRRVQSLHVSTPSTIRSVPISRTEVPPDDEPVYCPRPLYQYKPCQPHSDYHVTQLQPYFENGRVHYRYSPYSSSSGSSYYPTAAEGGVYDLDPYSTMRLRHFHPLPSRDFASYTSRLQSKNLYRYPGLPAYPRGGLMSHLAGKEHSFISRDVPPAPDIKHTYVSWDLEDMEKYRLQSIRRESRSRQKAKGPVMSQYDNLAPLLQEELDIIHLRSKSDPGKTGLLTVAEGRYPTTAATPEGDERYYLQHSEPEPDRAHYHGAYGNGQSEKPSLPQKQSSIRSRKLHEPGCNATEHRGHLQQEASHRQPSESKNGPPYPEFRPKGGQEPMEPIGFQHSGGKYVTAGQEALRLNHKEAKLAEDRPDLERPRARQIAPGEKHTRDCYNKEEEHHVQPMAPPPKPERSQSLRIRHPESMDRDPSLLYPYQTLGKRQSSMTVLSQYDNLEDYHTLPQHQRGGYLGGGGFMPPGFSHSHSRTYATALGQGAFLPTELCLQRPETEIHAE